AACGTGCACGGCGTCTACAAACCGGGCAACGTCAAGCTGCGGCCGGAGATCCTCAAGAAGGCACAGGACGCGGTCGGCGCGAAGGTCGGCAAGGAGCGGCCGTTCGACCTGGTGTTCCACGGCGGCTCGGGTTCGCATCCCGACGAGATCTCCGCGGCCGTCGACTACGGCGTGGTCAAGATGAACGTCGACACAGATACGCAGTACGCGTTCACCAGGGCAGTGGCCGGACACATGTTCGCCAACTACGACGGTGTACTCAAGGTCGACGGCGAGGTCGGCAACAAGAAGGCGTACGACCCGCGCGCGTACGGCAAGGCTGCGGAAGGCGCGATGGCCGAGCGTGTGGTCGAGGCCTGCCAGAATCTTCGCTCCGCCGGTACGCGCATCGGTTGAGCCCTTCGACAGGGCCGTGAAATGTCGTTCGCGGAGGTGGATCCCCACCCCCGCGAACGACCCCGAGAGATAAGTGCAGTGGCCGGTCAGCCGCGTTTGAGGAACTTCGTGAACGGCGTGGTGTCCCTTACCGCGGTCTCTGCCGAATCCCGCAGTTGCGCACGCACCGTGACGGCCGCGCGCACCTTGACCGGCTTCTTGAGCGCCTGGCGCGAGAGGCACGTCCGGGGCACGACAGTTCGGACGTTGTGCTTGGACGTGGTGACCCGAATCCGCGGGCAGGGTATGCCGACCGCCGGGTCACCCGGCTTGCCCGCCATGACCATCCACTTCTCGGTGGCCTTACCCGCCCGGTTGTAGCGAACGATCGCGCGCCAGGTATGCGAGCTGTTCCGTGTCTTCATCACGACGACCGTCCGGATCAGTCGTGTTCGGTTGACTTTGGGCATCCGGGTCACGGCGACGAGGCGCTTCTTCGCGTTGTTCACATGCAGCGCGGTGATGTCGCCGTACGCCGGGTGCGAGGTGTCTCGGCCGAGGTTGAGGTGACCGGTTTCGGCCTCGGCCGCAAGTGGCGTGGAGAGCAGTGCAACGCCGGCGATGACCGCGCCGGCCCGAACGTAGGTCCGCATCAGTGTCCAATCGTTGGTCGGATGGTGTGTGCGTAACCTCGATGTCTGACGGGTGCGCCCGGTTGCATCGGATTTCGAGACCGATTCGGATGCAACCGAGACGGGCGCGCGGACATCGTGTGGGTATGGCGACAGTTGTAGACGGGAGCTGGATGGGAATCGTGCGTGCCGATGCCCGTTCGACGCATGATCCTCGGGCGCTGTTCGACACCCACTACGTCACGCTGGTCGGTCAATTGCATGCGATGTGCGGCGATCGGAGCGAGGCCGAAGACGCGGTGCAGGATGCCTTCGTACGTGCGTTGCGTAAGCCGGACGCGTTCGCGGCACTCGAGAATCCGGTCGGCTGGCTGCGTACGGTCGCGGTGAACCAGATCCGAAGCCGGTGGCGGCGGCGCAAGCGACACCGAGCGGTTGAACATCTGCTACTCGAGGACGGCGAGCCGTCCCCAGGCCTCTCTCCGCACTATCTGGCGATCGTCGACGCGCTACAGAAGATTCCGTTCTCGCAACGCGAGGCGATCGTGATGTACCACATCGGCGATCTGTCCGTCGGCGAGATCGCGGCGGCGCTCGACGTCCCCGCCGGGACGGTCAAGGCTCGGCTGAGCCGCGGACGAGCGGCGCTGGCGAAACTGCTGGACGACGAGGAGGACGCTCATGCGTGACGACTGGACGGGGCTACGCCGCTCGCTGGAGTCGGGCGTGCGACCTCCGTCGTTCGACGCCTTGTCGGAGCGGGCGGCCGCGACGAAGGGGCGTGGCCGCCAGCGTACGGTGCTGCTCGCGACCTGCGCGGCCGCCGCCGCGATCGTAGTCGCGGGGGTGTCGGTGACCGCCGAACTCGGCGACGACCCGACAAAGACCGCCGCGCCATCGCCGGCCGAATCCGCCGGAAAGGGGAAGGACCGTACGGTCCCCCCAGAGCCGCAGTTCCGCATCACGGTCGGCGGTACGACGAGCGGCCGACAGGCCCGGGTCACCGTCGGGCAGTCGTTCCTGCAGTCGGCTCGCCGCCTGACGATCGAGGTGTCGGCCTCGGGGCGCGGCCGGTTCGAGACCACGATGCAACGGGGCAGCGCGGGCAACTGGACACCTGTCGGTACGGGCGAACGCTGCACGGCGTCGTCGGCTCCGGCGGCGACGGGTGGAGTCACGCACCTCGATATCGCCGCTGACTGCATACCCGAGCAGCTGTTGACGAGCTCTGACTGGCGCCTGAGCACCGAAGACGGACCTTCGAAGGGCACCCGCGTCTACACGGGGCGCGTGGGCGAGGACGGACGAGTCCTGAAGGGCGGCGGGTCCGTCACACAGAACCTTCCCGGCTCGAACAACGCAGATCCACCGCGCGTCTCTCGCTGATCACCGGCCTTTCGGACCGTCCCATGCTCTCAGGTACGCGTACCCGAGGGCATGGCCGATGCGCACGAATGAGCCAGTAGGGTGCAGCCATGACGAACCTCCTGGGCGAGCCACCCGAGACCCTGCTTCCCGAAGACCCGGCCGCTGCCCAGATCGATGGGGGAGTCGACTCGCGAGATGTGGCGCGTCAGCACCCCGAGTCGAGCCTGGCGTGGGCCGTGCTCGCGGAGTCGGCGCTGTCCGACGGCCGCGATATCGAGGCATACGCGTACGCCCGCACCGGCTACCACCGCGGGCTCGACGCGTTGCGTCGTAACGGCTGGAAGGGTCACGGGCCGATTCCGTGGTCGCATACGCCGAATCGTGGCTTCCTTCGTGCGCTCTATGCACTGGCGGTCGCGGCGGCCGAGATCGGCGACGGCGAGGAGGCCGCTCGATGCGGCGGGTTCCTGCGCGACTCCAGCACCGAGGCGTACGACGCCCTCGCGGCCAGCTAACTCCTGAGCGTCCTCAGCGTTTGATTGGCGGGCCGTACCCGCAATGCGCGGCGACGTACGATGTGAGCCGCCCCTCGAGCTGCGGGCTCGTACCCAGTGCGAACTGCGTCGTTTGGCCGCCGTCGAGGGTGAACACCGCGGTGAACTCGGTGCCTTGACTGTTGTCCGACAGCGCATGCGAGTCGCAGCGCGTCGGGCCGATCTTCAGCACCGTCCGCAACGGGTCGTCCGACCCGTCGACGGAGATATCGAGATCCCACGAGTCGCCGCCGGTGCTCGGGCTGATCAAGGTCGTCGCGAGGATCTGGTCGAGAGTGAATGACCCGGATGCACCGCGCGGTTCGATGATCAACGGGAGCTCGGCGACGCTGTCACGCCCCTGTCCGTGGATGGTGATGTCGTCCGCGACCTCGATGTCGGCGATCTGCTGCACCTGATGTCCGGCGCACTCGGCTTTGACGAAGCGCGGCAGCGCGTCGTACATCATGGTCGGCTTGTACGTACGGTGACGCAGGCGGTGGCTGCCTTGTCGGAACGCGAGGATCACCTTGTCGACCGTGGGTACGTCCGCGCACCTGGCCGGCGCCAGCTCGACAGGCAGATCAATGGTGAACCCGCCGGGAATGCGAGTGCCTTCATCCCACACGGCGGGCTTTTCGAACCGGGACGACACGTACGTCGCGCGCTCTACGCGCATCAGCCGGCCGGTGTTGTTGGCGACCTGCACCTCGAACTCGCGTCCGCCGTAGCTCTGGCGCAACTGGTACAGGCCGACCGAGATGCCGGACGCGCCCGGATCCTCGGTGACCTCCACCGTCTCCTGAGTCGGTGACGGCGCCGAGTTGCCGGCATCGTCGGAGTCGTTCGAGCAGGCGGTGGCGAGCCCGAGCAACGCGACCGCGACGATGAGAACGCGGCGCACGAACGCAGTGTAGTCCGCGCACCGCAGGGGCGCGGAGCCGTGACCGTTAGACTGCCCCGGTAAGAGCCCGGTGCCGCCCGCACAGGGCTTCGTCTGTGTCCGAGGGGGCGCGTTATGCCCGCAATCGTGATCGTCGGTGCCCAGTGGGGCGACGAAGGCAAGGGCAAGGCCACCGATCTGCTCGGCAGCCGGGTCGACTATGTCGTGAAGTTCAACGGCGGCAACAACGCCGGTCACACCGTCGTCATCGGTGAGGAGACGTACGCCCTGCATCTGCTGCCGAGCGGCATCCTCACGCCCGGGTGTACGCCCGTCATCGGCAACGGAGTCGTGGTCGATCTCGGTGTGCTGTTCGACGAGATCGATGCACTCGAGGCGCGGGGAGTCGACACCTCTTCGCTGCTGGTGAGCGCCAACGCGCACGTCATTCCCGACTACAACCGCACGCTCGACAAGGTCACCGAGCGTTTCCTCGGTTCGCGCAAGATCGGTACGACCGGCCGCGGTATCGGCCCGACGTACGCCGACAAGATGAGCCGGCTCGGCATCCGGGTGCAGGACATCTTCGACTCCGGAATCCTCCGCCAGAAGGTCGAGGGCGCACTCGAGCTGAAGAACCAGATGCTCGCCAAGATCTACAACCGGCGCGCCGTTTCGGTCGACGAGACCGTCGACGAGCTCCTCGAGTACGCCGACCGACTCCGCCCGATGGTCGCCGACACCTCGCTGTTGCTCGGCGAGGCACTCTCACGGAGCGAGACCGTGCTGCTCGAGGCCGGCCAGGCGACGCTCCTCGACGTCGACCACGGCACGTACCCGTTCGTCACCTCGTCGTCGGCGACGTCGGGTGGCGCGTGCACGGGGTCGGGGATCGCGCCGACCCAGATCGACCGGGTCATCGGGATCGTGAAGGCGTACGCGACCCGGGTCGGTGAGGGGCCGTTCCCGACCGAGCTGCACGACGACGATGGTGAGCGGTTGCGCAAGAACGGCGGTGAGTTCGGCACCACGACCGGCCGGCCGCGGCGCTGTGGCTGGTACGACGCGCCGATCGCGCGCTATGCAGCCCGGATCAACGGCGTGACCGACTTCGTACTCACCAAGCTCGACGTACTCACCGGCTGGGACCGCATCCCCGTCTGCGTCGCGTACGACGTCGACGGCGAGCGCGTCGACGAGATGCCGATGACGCAGACCGGCTTCCATCACGCGAAGCCGATCTATGAGTTCTTCGACGGCTGGCATGAAGATCTCAGCGCGGCCCGCACGATGGACGACCTCCCGGCGAACGCCCAGCACTACATCGAGGCGTTGGAGAAGATGTCCGGCGCGCGGATCTCCGCCGTCGGTGTCGGACCCGACCGCGAGCAGACCGTCGTTCGGCACGACCTGATCTGACGCCGAGGGCGACGAGGCACTCTGCCGACGCTTCGAACCGCCGGACAACCCGTCGCGTAGTTGCAGCGTATGTAGTGCAGGTGATGACTACGTGACGGGGAGACGAGATGGCAGGAACGACAAGGGTCACGATTCGTGATGTCGCGAGTCGGGCAGGCGTTTCGGTGTCGACGGTTTCGCATGCACTGAGCGGCAAAGGCCAGCTTCGTCCGGAGACACGTGAGCGCATCCGTTCAGTTG
The sequence above is drawn from the Nocardioidaceae bacterium SCSIO 66511 genome and encodes:
- a CDS encoding RNA polymerase sigma factor encodes the protein MATVVDGSWMGIVRADARSTHDPRALFDTHYVTLVGQLHAMCGDRSEAEDAVQDAFVRALRKPDAFAALENPVGWLRTVAVNQIRSRWRRRKRHRAVEHLLLEDGEPSPGLSPHYLAIVDALQKIPFSQREAIVMYHIGDLSVGEIAAALDVPAGTVKARLSRGRAALAKLLDDEEDAHA
- a CDS encoding DUF3151 domain-containing protein translates to MTNLLGEPPETLLPEDPAAAQIDGGVDSRDVARQHPESSLAWAVLAESALSDGRDIEAYAYARTGYHRGLDALRRNGWKGHGPIPWSHTPNRGFLRALYALAVAAAEIGDGEEAARCGGFLRDSSTEAYDALAAS
- a CDS encoding adenylosuccinate synthase; the protein is MPAIVIVGAQWGDEGKGKATDLLGSRVDYVVKFNGGNNAGHTVVIGEETYALHLLPSGILTPGCTPVIGNGVVVDLGVLFDEIDALEARGVDTSSLLVSANAHVIPDYNRTLDKVTERFLGSRKIGTTGRGIGPTYADKMSRLGIRVQDIFDSGILRQKVEGALELKNQMLAKIYNRRAVSVDETVDELLEYADRLRPMVADTSLLLGEALSRSETVLLEAGQATLLDVDHGTYPFVTSSSATSGGACTGSGIAPTQIDRVIGIVKAYATRVGEGPFPTELHDDDGERLRKNGGEFGTTTGRPRRCGWYDAPIARYAARINGVTDFVLTKLDVLTGWDRIPVCVAYDVDGERVDEMPMTQTGFHHAKPIYEFFDGWHEDLSAARTMDDLPANAQHYIEALEKMSGARISAVGVGPDREQTVVRHDLI